TCGAGAATATTGACTGGAATTACAACTATTAAAAAGAGAGGTGATCATAATAAGCTGACACTTCAGTAAAAACGCTGTCCAGTTGCATCAATTTTCTTGCAGAAAAACAATTGCAACGTCCCATACGAACTCATGATGTGCATCTAACACACACAACGCTGGGCTCTTACCACTATACCAAATCCCTGGCGGCAAAGATGAGTGAATTTATAGGCGAAGTACCACAACCAAATAACAAAAAGAAGCACTTTCTTCTCAATATACCAATTAATGAACACCTAATTTGAGAGAAAGTGAAGTATGAAAGATGAAGAAAAGTCATAATTCCTTGTGGTGCTGGAAAGTTACTTAAATCTAAACCACAAAACAAATCATCGAAAGAAAGACAAGCAGATGTCCTATTTTTCTTCAGTTTAACTGCAATGCAGCTGGCCACTGAGTGAGAAAATCCCAGCGCCAAAAAGAATAGAACGAGAGTCAAGAAGGACATCTTAGTGATTCTGAAGTTCAGTTCCCAATTATACTTATAGTTGAACAACAAATTCGAACCAATGTGTAAAAGAGTATCAAGTTTCTCTTGCATCATTAGTTTGGGTAAAGGGAAATGACATGATTAATGGGTCGATAGAAATCCTTGCAGTACGTGTTTCCATGGCTGTCAAAGACTGGATCACTTCAAAGTTATATTGCTGAAAGTGCAAGTTTACATAAAGGAGCATGATTACAAAAACAGTTATGAAATAAAGGAACGTCAATCAACTCTTTGTTTAAGGATGaagaagattacaaaagttagttCTTTACTACACAAGATATGGAATGAGCTTCAGCAGGTCCTGTAATCATATTCATCCTCTCAGCACAAGAGAAACAACAGTCAGTACTGTGGTACTGCCACCATCATTCCCTATGAACATATCATCAGAGCCCAAAAGAAGCCCTGTTTCCTATTGTATATGTCATTGTCATCGAATAAATTGCTTCACCCTCAACCACGTCAACACTTCGATCCACGTAAACTGTTCGTTCTTCTTCCATGACTCTCTTGCCACTATACCCCAGACTAATGACAGCAAACGAAACAAATGCAATAGCTAATAGCCAGGACAGAGTCCAGTAATACTTATCAAATCGACTCTCATTCAGAGTATCCTGAAACCAACTTAGTTTATTTCCCCTCTGACTAACCTTACCCACTATGTACACTAACAAAATGTTGCTTATACATCCTAACCCGTGCATTAAATTGACGGCAGTGAGCATGTACGAGGCACATATGGGGTCAAAGTAACTATTGTAGTAATTACTCAAGCTCTTTCCAAACATCCCGCCTACTGCCCCGAGGAGGAGATACTGCAGAAGCAACCAGAATACACTCGTCAGAATTTTATCGTCAGTCTCGCCTGCTAATCTATAGCTCTTTACCATAATGAGTCTTCTTGACTCTACTTTCGCAGCTGTAATAGTGCATAATATCCCCAAAATGAGGGATACTGCAACCCCTACTCTAGGAGATGATGGTCTTGCTCCGGAACCCCATATCCAATTCACTAACATGTAATATAGTTTTGGGAATAGTGCTCTTGCTTCTAGTTGGAACCATAGGAAGACAGCTAGAGGAGCTCTTAGGTGTCCAACCTTATTGTTCATAGTCATCACTTGCTCTAGAAAGTAGGTATTTGACAAAGAAGTCATAATCCCACCAAGAATGAAGGTCATAGACATTGGGAATGTGCAAATTACAAATTTAGTAACTTCAACCTCAGGAATGCTGCAAAGCCTCCATCTATTCCTCAATTGCTGCTCTAAAGTCTGGTCAGGCAAGATAATTGCTGCCCTGTCTAGACACCTGAATTGAGTTTTGAGCAATAATTTGTTAGTACAATTTTCTCATATATATCCATGATCGACTGAAATTAAGAAAACAGTCAGAGGATATATCCTATTGTCTTGTAACTATTGAGTCTGTTCTAGATCACCAGTTCACAAAGGACAAGGGTAGAAATGGGTAGCAGAAAAGATTTTTAAAACTAAGATGGCATACAAAATAAGGAAACATGCTGAAACTTGAGATTCTTCTTAAGACTAAAGCAAAAACAAAACCAAAGGAGCAAACAGAAAACGAGAGAGCGAGGGAGACCTCAGGCCATTGGTGTGAGGCAGGCATTGATTACCAGGATTAGATGAGTTATATAGCTGCGAGCCATCTGTAGGCAGTCAATAGAACAGTTTGGAGATAGACGCTGCAAAGACTCGAAATAAAGTAGTAATAGGGCTACCTGCTGGTTTAACATATTTATAGGTACAACATCCGCTCGAGAAAATAAATGCTGCCACTGTGTAAAATATTGCTGCGATGCCAAACCAAAGTGACCACGGTGATATGTATGAAAACCCCAAAACAGCAGCAACATTGAACGGTTTCACTGCAAAGGAATGCAGATAATTGATGGAAGGCCTGCTAGCATTTTCTCCAAGTTGCTCAACTAGGAAAGAGCCGAAGCTTACTGCTTGACCAGCTTCCCCGAGGGCAGACAGAGCCAATGCTATGTAGAAGAGTATGTGCTGGCCTTCGCCAATGCATTCAGGCtgatcagtggcggagccaggattttcagtaagggggttcaaaaatataaagaggtAAATATAcaagaagctaagggggttcaacacctaccatatatacataaaaataataattttaaccttcaatatacactgtaaatttctgccgagggggttcggataaCCCCCTCAACtacacttggctccgcccctgaggCTGATAA
The sequence above is a segment of the Lycium barbarum isolate Lr01 chromosome 6, ASM1917538v2, whole genome shotgun sequence genome. Coding sequences within it:
- the LOC132598827 gene encoding protein NRT1/ PTR FAMILY 5.5 isoform X1, which translates into the protein MPECIGEGQHILFYIALALSALGEAGQAVSFGSFLVEQLGENASRPSINYLHSFAVKPFNVAAVLGFSYISPWSLWFGIAAIFYTVAAFIFSSGCCTYKYVKPADGSQLYNSSNPGNQCLPHTNGLRCLDRAAIILPDQTLEQQLRNRWRLCSIPEVEVTKFVICTFPMSMTFILGGIMTSLSNTYFLEQVMTMNNKVGHLRAPLAVFLWFQLEARALFPKLYYMLVNWIWGSGARPSSPRVGVAVSLILGILCTITAAKVESRRLIMVKSYRLAGETDDKILTSVFWLLLQYLLLGAVGGMFGKSLSNYYNSYFDPICASYMLTAVNLMHGLGCISNILLVYIVGKVSQRGNKLSWFQDTLNESRFDKYYWTLSWLLAIAFVSFAVISLGYSGKRVMEEERTVYVDRSVDVVEGEAIYSMTMTYTIGNRASFGL
- the LOC132598827 gene encoding protein NRT1/ PTR FAMILY 5.5 isoform X3; the encoded protein is MVYLATIQCFWVLFSPVVWCLDRAAIILPDQTLEQQLRNRWRLCSIPEVEVTKFVICTFPMSMTFILGGIMTSLSNTYFLEQVMTMNNKVGHLRAPLAVFLWFQLEARALFPKLYYMLVNWIWGSGARPSSPRVGVAVSLILGILCTITAAKVESRRLIMVKSYRLAGETDDKILTSVFWLLLQYLLLGAVGGMFGKSLSNYYNSYFDPICASYMLTAVNLMHGLGCISNILLVYIVGKVSQRGNKLSWFQDTLNESRFDKYYWTLSWLLAIAFVSFAVISLGYSGKRVMEEERTVYVDRSVDVVEGEAIYSMTMTYTIGNRASFGL
- the LOC132598827 gene encoding protein NRT1/ PTR FAMILY 5.5 isoform X2 — encoded protein: MLLLFWGFHTYHRGHFGLASQQYFTQWQHLFSRADVVPINMLNQQLYNSSNPGNQCLPHTNGLRCLDRAAIILPDQTLEQQLRNRWRLCSIPEVEVTKFVICTFPMSMTFILGGIMTSLSNTYFLEQVMTMNNKVGHLRAPLAVFLWFQLEARALFPKLYYMLVNWIWGSGARPSSPRVGVAVSLILGILCTITAAKVESRRLIMVKSYRLAGETDDKILTSVFWLLLQYLLLGAVGGMFGKSLSNYYNSYFDPICASYMLTAVNLMHGLGCISNILLVYIVGKVSQRGNKLSWFQDTLNESRFDKYYWTLSWLLAIAFVSFAVISLGYSGKRVMEEERTVYVDRSVDVVEGEAIYSMTMTYTIGNRASFGL